The genomic DNA GAAGTAACAGCAGAAGATGTAAAGACCCATTTCGTGTGAGTAAACAGAATTGTATAATAAAAATTATAATGAAATTCTGGTTTTGTTCACATTTTGTCTTGAGCATGGAGACAAGTAATTGTAACCAACTGTGTTTGTTTAAAGAGAGGCATACCCTTCCTGTCAAGTGTGTGCTGTCACCTTGGCGTATAATGTGACCAAGCTCATGTACCTTGATAAGGAAAGGTAAGAAAatcatgtgtgtattttataCTTTATCAGTAAGTTCAAATGTGTGACagtttcacatttgtttttctaacCTCAAAATGTTTTCAAACACTATCTTGTAGAGCATATTCAACTTTTTACAAAAGTAGCGGACCGCCTACACATTACAGCTACAAGAGCTGCTCAGCCATAGCAACCCAGGTCATGAAGCTCATGGTGCACagattttgtgctgatgttaatttCACAGAAAGTAGGCAGAGCAGCAGTCAGTCAGCAGAGCATTGGCGACTTTTATGCAAATTCAAGCATTAGGAAGTGTGACCGGGTTTTTTTATGTACACATAGTTGTCAAGTAGTGTCAATCTGTGTCAATCAgtctgtgtggggtttttttttgtttttttattggtttttgagtttgtctttttgttgttcttgttgttgtgggtttttttcatCTCAGgatacgtgctgggaaaaacctGTGCTACTATGAGCATGTCCTACGGAAAAAAGGACAACGTGTGTTCATCACCCCCCGTATGTGTGGCTACTTATGTTGCTGCGTCAGCTGTGTGAAGGTGAGCCAGGCCAGATGATCAGAGTTCTGCACCATTTTAAGTTCAGTATTATGTATATAGCGCCAGCTCACAATTACAGTTGTGTACCAAAGTAGGAAATTAGAGGACATTTGGGTCTTTATATCTTTAAGACATAGTAGTTTAACTAGTTAATTTGTATCATGAAGAAATAAAgctgggtatcatctgcattgcaatgaaaatgtatgcagtattttttaaataatattttaatcaTTTACCCAAGGGAaacatataatgtaaacagCTGCACAACTTGGATTAACTAGCTTTCACATAGATATGATTCAAATCACTGCAGCATAGTATCTTAAATACCTCCGGCAGGTTCTAATCTCTATAGTAAAATATTATAGTTAACGGTGTTTAACTCTTCACTGAAGTCTCGCTGGAACTGTACAGAAATTAATACACAGTCAGTGGATGCAAGAAGACCATGTGAGACCTTCACTAAGACTTTCTGTACTGTTATGAGTTCTCAGTCCTGACTGAAACTGTtcaaataaacatttgtttGCAAGTGATCAGTTATCTGTTTTACAGCTGCTCTTTTAAGATTTCCTGAGATAAAAGGAAGATTAGAAATCTATAATCAGCTAGGACAGTTGGATCAAGTGACTACTTTTTAAGTAAAGATTTAATTACTGCCACCCTAAAAGCCTGTGGTATGTAATCTCTTAATAAAGATAGATGaatcatatttaaaaatgaatcacTAATTAATGGTGAAACTACTTTGAGCAGTCTTGTAAGAATGTGGGCTAAAAGGGACCTTAATGGTTTAGAggaagcatttattcaagttaacTCAGATCAGTGGGAGAGAAAGTCACAGTAAATATCAGCAGTTATTCGAGTTGCTATCCTTAATGatgaatttttttaaagttctaaTGGTTAAAGGAATgtttggctcaacagagctctaaCCACTCATTGGCCATCTGTCTGGTTGCAACAGAGCACTTGATGACCCACTGTCatcaagtgcttgttcatagaatgttgttggggttttgtgtgtgtttgtttgtttgtttgttttgttgtgttttaagtGTGTACAACTCAATATTCTCTCTAATTTTTGAGTTATTTGCTTCATGGTGCTTGTTTGTGAGTTATACCAGGGAGTTAAATATCCTTGATTTGTTGCCTTCCTTTTTAAGCCACAGTTTCCAGGGTCGTTTGCAGTGAGGCTTTAACACTATTAACAAGACAATCAACCTTTGTAGGAGTAGAGTTTAGATGGTTTGCATTGTGTTTGCACATAATATTGAAGAAATAATGGAGGAAACACTTGCTTAAAtctagttacagcgctttcagaaatgtaTTATCTGCTGCTTTGTATTCCAGTATCGTAAAATTAAATGTTATTAGAAAATGATAAGACaaaagaggattttttttaagggaatatgtttaaatgttcagtttcaatGCTATGCAGAACAAGATCCATAAAGCATTTAAAGTAGTTGGTGAGCTTTTAGCTTAATCTTCGAAATATAATTAAAGATCTACACTGCAGAGTGCTAAATCTGAAAATGAAACTGATTCAGAAAACGTGTACTGtctattaaaataatattttctgtgtttgtgtcttctcAGGTTGACGCCATAGAGCATTACCATGCTAAAGAAAGGTTACTGCTGGAAGAGGTGAGACAAGAGGCAGAAATAGCACCACACTACCCCCTAGGGATTGCTTTTGTCACCTTACAGACTGAGGCCATGGCCAAATTGTGAGTATTAGTGTAACCTTTTGAGGTCCAAATAGTCATAAGTGGTAACCCTAACCTTAACTCTGCCCTGTGTCAGATTATTTCCAAATTAACAAATTTACAAAAAATGCATAATTACATACATATTTTAATAGCCTAGGGTTAGGGTTACAGTTGGGGTTGTCACTGACGGTGACTTAAGTGTTCTTACTATCTGTACTATCATTACTTGCTGTACAGTATGTGCTACTTTTGTATGTAATGGGTCCAACTGCATTGTAACTCATTTGGTGACTGACTGCTGTttccattatttttatttttgtaagagCAACATGCTTTGACAGTGTAACCAACATTGGCATGCCAAGtgtgtcagtgtttttctgtaagcAGCAATATTCTGTGTGGTTTATCCTCTTCCCTGATGAGGACCATGATCTCTTAATTGCGTTGTCATCAGATTTCTTATTCTGTTGACGTTTAATGGGAAAATGCCTCGTGGCAATTTTTCTGAAAGCTAATGCAAACGTTAATCGTTAAAAGTTATCATTTACCTGCTGCAGAATTCTGAAAGACTTCAATGCAGTCAAGTGTGGTACCATGAGCAGCTGTTGTGGAGCGCAGCGCCAGCCGTCATCCAAAAGCCAAAGTCTGAAAGTGAACAAGTGGCGCGTCGGGTTTGCACCATATACAAGGAATGTTTACTGGTAAGATCTGAAACACTAACCTTTCACACTGTATGCTCCCCATGCACTCCGTAGAATTTTACTCATAAACTAATTTATCTATGTAGATGGACTAAGTggcaacaataacaaaataataatacaaaaaaatacattgaCTCTGGCAAAATTGTTAGTAAGCATTAGTATTTGTGGAATGTAGCAAAGTTATCTGGTTTATTATCTTTCACTCCAAACTGTGGCAACATTTAGAAAAAAGGGAGCAGTCAAAAGTACCTTTATTTGTGTCAGCCCAGAATTTTACAATTTGAGCATCTAAGTTCTGCCTGTACTAACATCAAAACCTATACTCTGCacataggctacgttcacactgcaggcgaaagcgcatcaaatctgacttttttgacccttTGCGACCCATATCCAATCATGGTATGACcgtgtgaacagcacaaatgcgatattttcaaatctgatctgggtcactttcgtatgtggtactgaatccgatacatatctgatgttttagaaagcgactgctgtttgaatggtcttcttttgcgcatgtgggccgctttgagggttcacactagagcgcgtttgctgtcacattttatcgGCGTAGTAATTTAATCTTTTTTGAGAAAGCAAGCACACAACATTTGTATTCTTAATGTATACTGTTCACATCAGAAACAGGAGACATTTATGAGGAAGTATTCACGGTGCACACCAGCCTTTTCTTTGCAGTGTCTCTTTGTATGTAACTCTcctgttatttctgtttttcacgTTTTTCCTAACCCATAGGGAAAATCTCTCAGTGCAGGGTTTTTCATGGTACGCGCGCTATGTAGCGCTAAATTTATTCCTTTTCATCCTGCTGACCTTATTCACGACCCCCACTATCATTATCAACACCATGGATAAGTTCAACGTGACCAAGCCCATCAACGCTCTTAATGTGAGACTtgcacatgcaaacacagtTAACCATCACAGGTTTGCAGCAAGTCTaaaggttgttttgtttgttttttgccctagAGCCCCATCATCAGTCAGTTCTTCCCCACGTTCCTGCTGTGGGCCTTCTCTGCCCTGCTTCCTACAATAGTGTACTATTCTACACTAGGAGAGGCACACTGGAGCAGGTAGAaaggacacaaacaaacacacacacacacacacagagcagtagTGTACTGATTGGTTTCAGAGGTAATTTGTTTTATTCCGCTGCCATCTGTGTCTCAGGTCCAGCGAGCAGCTGAGCATGATGCGCAAGCTGTACTTTTTTCTGCTCTTCATGGTACTCCTCCTCCCCTCGCTAGGACTCACCAGGTAATTTTTATTACTGCCAGTTTGAATAAGCACCAGTTTACAAAAAAACTAGGTTTATTGTCTATTCACTGAAACTACTTCTCAGTATGTCGCATACAGCAAGAAATGGAGGAACTCAAACACTTCCATGTATCAGAAGCCATAACTCACTGTTGGCCTACATTTCATAAGACTCGCTGACAAAAACTATCCAAGCTCAGTCGCCACAGCCAAGTGTAAATGCTTTGCATGAAATAAATCCTTTTTATGTTCATATGTAGTTTgctcagtaaaataaaaattcccCCAAGTGTAGAGATGTTTAATGGTGTCGGTACATGTAGCCAAGAAAGCTTGGCTaactttctgtgtttttgtttagtctTGCTGTGTTCTTCCAATGGCTATTTGACAAAGAATTTCTCTCCAATGGGACAGTGAGATTTGAGTAAGTGAGCTATCTTGAAAGTTAATAGAGTTGAGATTAAGTCATCATTTCTTTGATATTATATAATACAAGCTTTACTAACATATTAATAACTTGCCtgtttttaagattattttGTACTGTGTTCTTTACATTGATTTAGAatataaattttacatttaaagtaGGATTGTTGGTTGTTTTATTTACAGCTAGATGCTTTTCTGAGATTATAATGGTTTGATTGAAGCTGACATGCTTAGACAGTGTAATAGTGTAATATCATACAAAATgggtaaatgtttttaaatatagcTTCTTATGATCCTggacaaactatttatttaccgAAATTAACGTTTTGCCCTGTTCTTCTCTTTTGGTGGTCTCTGGTTTGATTACACCAGGTGTGTGTTTTTACCTGACCAAGGGGCATTTTTTGTCAACTACGTAATTGCAGCAGCCCTCGTGGGCTCTGCGATGGAGTTGTTGCGGTTGCCAGGGTTACTGCTTTACGTCATTCGTTTGATGATTGCTCGCTCTGCTGCTGAAAGGAAATATGTCAAAGAGGTTTGTAGTGGCTTTAACTGTTATACTTTGCTCTAATTTCATTCTGTCATAAATCTACAACTGTTAGAGAATATATTGTTTGTGAATATCTTTCTGATTCTCCCCTTCGTATTTAGAAGGTGAATAACTTGTCAACATCGTGTTACAGAATCAGGCATATGAGTTTGAATACGGAGCCATGTACGGCTGGATTCTTTGTTTATTCACGGTTATCCTGGCTTACAGCATCATTTGTCCTGTAATAGTGCCTTTTGGTGAGTAACTACACAAGTGTTGCTCCGCtagatgtttgttgttgttgtttttttctttattatctaaTAGTCTGTTgacttttcagtttttaatcGCCTCTTTTCTGACTGTATCAGGTCTCATCTACATGGTCCTGAAGTACCTGGTGGACAGATACAACCTGTGCTTTGTTTACCTGTCTGCTCGCCTAGACCGCCAAGTTCACCTGGAGGCTGTGAATCAAGCTCTGGGCGCACCCATCATCTGCCTAATATGGCTTTACTTCTTTTCTGCCCTCAGAATGGGTGAGAAATAATCTATCctttttcatcctttttcaTAAGGGTTTCTCAAATTATCAAAGAGTCACGAGAGGCAGACTCTGTCCCAGCAGACACTAGATGATAGAATACATAGAAGTAGAATACCATACCATTTTAATTCATATCCATACAAACTGCCAATTTTTAATCCTCATAAACATGCTATCTgatgtgcatgtctttggactctgGCGTGCTAGCTAGCCAGGCATAGATGACTCAAAACCTCCTTGCTGTGAGGCGGCACTGACTGCCACTTTTAAAATTCTGCAACACAAATTATCCATTGTGTTTAACCCTAAACATGGCCAATAATGCTTGAGGGACATTTTATCTCAGAGTCAAATGTACACGCTTTTCCTCTGACCTTTGATGTCCTGTCTACATTGTTTTGCTGTGAGAGTCACAGTTTTATCACTACGGTGCTAGTTCGCTTCTTTAAGTTGTTTTGAGTAGTTTGAGCTCACAAAAAGGTTTATGGATATTTTATTGAGTAGCTGAGTCATGATTTCTGCAGAGAGACATTGCTActgagtttttaaaatgttatttttgggGGAAAAACTGCTACTTCAAGCATCAGAAGACTAGCTCTGCGTAGTTGTAGTTCAAGATAAGCCAAATGCAGCCAAAAATACAGGACAAGCTTATTTTGaagataaaatgaaaattacACAAATTGATTTGCCTCATctgtttttaatgataaattataCATTCACACTTAATGCTTACTTGAGTCCAcgtcttcagtattgaacggtTATTTCAACCCAAAggcacccccctcccccctgtCAGCTATGAATTAAAGTTTTCCATACCTGTATCTGAAATCTACAgagcccctctgatgacatggtccaaaaaataaataaattgtggccaCAAAATTCTACTTCGTGCCCACGAAATGCTAATTTGTGGGCACGAATCGGGTATAACGTGGCAACGAATTACACATTTGTGGCAACGAAATAGATAAGATGCGAACATCATATTGATACAATTCCTGGACAGCTGCGTAGAGACATAAGCATAAGAGTAGGCTACACCTATACACCATGGACAGAGACAGTAtgattgagttttattttaggcTGGGAATGAGCTACAAATGCATTTTGAAAAGCCTGCAATGCAAGGAACCATTATTACGGAAAGACATTTAAACAGGATATTGAGAGCCAAGTTGCTTTACAGACATAAGTACGACCTGGACGCCGGGATAGATTTTATTGTCAACCAACTGTAAGGGCCTGGGAAGGATCACGGGTATTGGTCAAGTGTTTCGTGCCCACAAATTAGCATTTCGTGCCCTCGAAATAGTATTTCGTGGGCACAATTAAGTATTTCGTGGGCACAAATAAGTATTTCGTGGGCACAAATAAGTATTTCGTGGGCACATTATACTCATTTCGTGCCCACGAAGTAGTATTTTGtggccacaatttatttattttttggaccatgtcatcagaggggctccgtagaaattgtgtttgtgtgtgcatgcaatgTTTCAGGTTTCTGGGCACCCACATCTCTGTTTACTTTGGTGGTCCTGTgtatcaccatcatcatctccCTCAGCTATACCTGCTTTGGCTTTTTCAAGTACCTCAGTCCACTCAACTATGTGGTGAGTATTTTCTTGTGCGTGATCAGTACTCTGTTGTTTCTATGTCGTCCTGCACAATCAGTGCTCAATGTGTTTGCGTTCTCTCTCAGGTCAAGGACGAGGACGAGGATCCAGGAGAGGGCGTGGACGAAAGCACTTCGGTACTGTATTTGTTCTTTAAAATGTCCACATTATAACTAAAGCTCAGGCATATTTAAGAGGGACCTGAACTTACGTCAACCTGCATGTCCATTCATTTGCCCTATTTGTCATTTGTCCTGTTAGTCATTAATAAGCAATGACTAACATAATGATGAAttactttggcttcagctgccACAGAAAATGCAACTGCacttaaataacacaaaaaattGGAGGATTATAGACCCGAGAGAGCTAAAATGGAAGTCTACCCAGTGGATCCCGAGGGTTGTTCAAGTCGTGAACTTTGAGCCTTATTAGTAGTTTCTGCACTTATGTTCAAAGCTGactccagttttgttttttcgaAGCTGTATCTTTCCTTTCTGTCTTCACAAGGTCATACTTTGGCCACCACTTTCAGCATTGCATGAATCACATCACATAGAGTTAAGAATTTACAAAAATCAGTATAGAGAAACacgcttttcttttgttttcactgctcATCCATTTTGTCTTGGCTGTACGTTAACAGGTTTACCTTCCCAGAGTACTCAACCCTAAATCACCTGCCAGCATCCCACAAAATGATGATCAAGCTCCGCAATCTTATGGGTCTTTTGATGACACTGCAGCCTGCAGCTTCACACCAGTAGACAAAAACATGGAAGAATCCAACAGTGATTTGAACCCTTGAAGTCAAGATGATCCTTTGTCTTGATCATAAATTTGCTTCTTCGAGGTTTTACAGACAGTCCCGTTGAGTCCAGAAACCTTCATAGATCAGCACCTACGATGTTACAAAGTGGTAACTTATTTAATTTCTTCTGTGAGATAAGTTTATGGTTTCAGGGAAAATGTgttgttcattttaaaaaattactaTTTATGGGTGGGACTTTTATTGGATATCTAGAGAATACGTTTGACCAGTATACATAGGAAACAAGATTTTAATATTATCTGTCATAAAGCACAACCAATTGATAAGGACCAACTCACCATGTCATGTCAGttgttattatgctcatttCACAAGCTTATGGGGTCCACTGGGATAGCTTTATATGGTTTAATGTTTCAATACACCTCAAGTGTAAATTGCAGGAGCTTTCTCAAACACTCCtgagcttttctctttaattctcCCCTCCTGAAAAGCCCGGTCAGCTGGCATGAGGGAGgcaactaaagaaaaaaaagtttaaaaggaGCATTTTATACATCGCTGTCACCTTTCTAACTGGTTTGATTCTCAGGTGACGTCACAGCTGTATTAACATCTGGGCAGCAGGTTAAAAAGGCTTTGGAGTGGCAGCTGGTTTGCATTACACCAGGCTGCCTTTGAGTCAttatttcatgtttgtttgaAAACAGAAACTGGGAAATATTGTAATGAGAACACTTTACTGGAAATCTTTGCTGTATGAGTACACGAAGAAAAAGGGTAGCAAACGTGCTAATGTACAAACCTTTTTACCAAAAAAGCAAGAAATCTTCAGGGTCTTTGTTCACCCTTGCAGCCAGCAGCAGAATATTTGGCGTGGTTTACTCAGAGCTGAGACATTTTAGACTGACGGTTAGCATTATTGGCTCTGGCTGGAATATGATGGTGGGCAATGAGCATTTAGATTTATTTGAGGCAGCTGCTCATTCTTTGTTTAAAACCATGGCAAACCATCTACTAGATGGGCATTAATTGATGTAGATATGTTAAGGAACAAAATGAGGGGGGAAGGGGGAAGACATGAACAAATGAATATGAGTCATAATGTTTGCAAAGGAACACCAGAATTAATTTCTCACACATACTGATTTACAAATGCCAAAGGGATTGATTGCTGATTATTGCCAGAGCACCTGCCAAGGGTCTCCTtaatattgcacttttttgtatCTTTCTTGTGTTtactaaaaaaaatcagtttttgctttttgtaatACAATCAGTTCTACAGGAGGTGGAAACCAAAACAATGTTTTGATTGTTGGTGTCATATACAATGTTGTCTAAGGTCAGATAAAATTTCTGAAGCATTACTTAATGAATGTTATAAACAGGTCAATGTTTATCTGCGTCAAATGTATCTTTTGCAGCTTAAATTAAGCatttaacaaagaaacaaattatTAAAGAAAACTTGTTCAGTGGCGGGTAAACAGAGTGTTGATTCTTTGGAGTTATAATAGATAACATGTTCTCAGATCATGCAGTTATTGGCAACACATTAACGTTCATAAGTCTGTTTTGTCATTGGGGGGCACTGTTGAGCTGCAGTGGGTTTGTGTGATCTCTGAAATATTCATAGAGCAGTAATGCACAATGCTACATAAAGGATTTCTAACTTACTCTGACATCGGTATGAGCCAGTTTACTGGGTAACTATTCCAGCAGCTCCACCTCCTCACCTGATCCCTCGCTATTGTCTCCTTTTCTGTtccctttctcttcttcttgacCTTTTCCCCTTTCTCACCACGGGTACCTGCCTCAGCTGAGAAAGACCACTGTTGTCAAATAAAAGGCTTTTAGGGTGCCGTAGTTGTTAAATATGGGTAATGAAGTGCTAAGCATCTAGTAGCTGTGGTGAAAGGAGACGTACGGACCTGCCAGACGAATATCAGCGCAGACTAACGGAGCCTTGCAGTAGCTCTTGaagaacaaaaaatctgttcagGAAGAGTAACTATTGAAGAGGTTTGGGACAACTATGTCCTCGTACATCCTGGCCCAAGAATCCAGTATAAATGTGCATGCATTTACTTGGAAGCTTTATACATCAGCTACTTAAGTGAAGGTACcagatgataaaaaaaagaaatgaagaaatattttttttaaaaactccccCTGAGCAATATAAATTTTGTAAGCACTGAGCACAAAGGTTACTGACTGTGCTTTACCCCAATGTCTGACAAAGATTAAGTATTACAAAACAGCCTCTCACATGTTTACCCTTTCTCAAGTGTTAGTATTGTGTGAAAGTGATTAAGCAATAAAGTTCTGTTCTTAGTATTATTCGATCTCCAGTATGCTTAAAGTCATAACACAATTTTCAGTGTAACCTTTTTAATGAAAAGCTAATAGTGAGAAGGAAAAGGGGGAAACCTGCCTGAGTCTCACGCAAAGAGATTTGGAAACTGATCTGAAAAACTTGGAGAAAGTCACATGAGAAAAGCTGTAGAGGGTCAGGATGCAGGGGAACTAATAACTTGCACATATCCTCATGTGGCTCCAAAGATGAGATGGTGAAATAAGATTAGATTTTGATATTAGACACCTGATATATCCTCtgtgctttgaacatgtaatgCATGGTCGCTGCTGGAGAAACTTGCCTTCTGCTAGCTCAGTGGAGCGGCAATAATGTTGATGTTAAAGGCTGCAGGAGCCTGGGAAGgagctctgagctgcagccagAACTACAGTGTACAGTACAAGTTTCCAAAACCACACACCAAACTCTGACCCGATGTTAAAAACGCCACAAACTCATTGGCTCTTGCTTTGGCCCACATTGTGCTCGACTTTATGTCATGGGTGTGTGAAAGTCTGAAGTTTGATCCAGTCACATGCAATCTTGGGAGTCGTTTGTGGCATTTCACATGCAAGGAATTCACTTGGATAGTCacatattcttttattctcattttctttctcctctgagTATTGAATTCATACACTGCGCATAAAGAGAAACGTGGAAAAAATATCGTTTTGATCACATAAATTTGTTTGCTAaagctttatttatatggcTGTAATTTTCTAATTTATTTCCTAACAGTTACCAAGACTTTTCTTGGAAACCAGTTGTGTCATTTGGTACAAATTTCCGGGAAAATAATAATGTCTTTAGGAGAAATGCTTCATTTAAACCTGGGCAAATAttcctctttttttcacttattaTTGGAAACTTATGCTGTGTCTGCGCATTACCGTGTGTCTGTCCTtacactgttgttttttttttttttccatgtttagCCAACCAGCTTTAAATAGCCCTCAAGGTTTGCTAGTAAACAGCTAAACAGCTTCTATTAGTACCAGCTGGGATGGTGGCTTAGTGGAACCATTTAAGCAGTTAATAAGGATCGTTCAGAAATTATCTGGATGACAAGaaatactattttattttaactggcATTAAAATGAGATTATTTTAGCTGTCTTGCCAAGACTTAGGAACTTTGATATCACTCTCAAGtatata from Maylandia zebra isolate NMK-2024a linkage group LG15, Mzebra_GT3a, whole genome shotgun sequence includes the following:
- the tmem63a gene encoding CSC1-like protein 1 is translated as MKSLWWEQESHLPANRSDGTVCFNSTQSTVLKGLEFGGVPAVLLINFVVFVILLIIFTIIRKQFWDYGRLALVADDDGFTGSSHRRYGRKSSTGSNMEEPDYDTGFCSWLWYLFTIDDEKIKAKCGMDAVHYLSYERHLIYLLVILTVLSIGVILPVNMTGGLLNIDKQKFGETTIGNLKKGNNLLWLHTVFAVIYLILTALLLQRHVSRMKGTRREIARNTLFVCSLPKEVTAEDVKTHFVEAYPSCQVCAVTLAYNVTKLMYLDKERIRAGKNLCYYEHVLRKKGQRVFITPRMCGYLCCCVSCVKVDAIEHYHAKERLLLEEVRQEAEIAPHYPLGIAFVTLQTEAMAKLILKDFNAVKCGTMSSCCGAQRQPSSKSQSLKVNKWRVGFAPYTRNVYWENLSVQGFSWYARYVALNLFLFILLTLFTTPTIIINTMDKFNVTKPINALNSPIISQFFPTFLLWAFSALLPTIVYYSTLGEAHWSRSSEQLSMMRKLYFFLLFMVLLLPSLGLTSLAVFFQWLFDKEFLSNGTVRFECVFLPDQGAFFVNYVIAAALVGSAMELLRLPGLLLYVIRLMIARSAAERKYVKENQAYEFEYGAMYGWILCLFTVILAYSIICPVIVPFGLIYMVLKYLVDRYNLCFVYLSARLDRQVHLEAVNQALGAPIICLIWLYFFSALRMGFWAPTSLFTLVVLCITIIISLSYTCFGFFKYLSPLNYVVKDEDEDPGEGVDESTSVYLPRVLNPKSPASIPQNDDQAPQSYGSFDDTAACSFTPVDKNMEESNSDLNP